A window from Gossypium raimondii isolate GPD5lz chromosome 7, ASM2569854v1, whole genome shotgun sequence encodes these proteins:
- the LOC105795781 gene encoding protein LEAD-SENSITIVE 1, translated as MGLLTNRVERSEINPGDHIYTYRAVFTYSHHGIFVGGSKVVHFRPERNLDSSTEPSSDLYDPISPRSTCPTFPDCGFRQPNSGVVLSCLDCFLRNGSLYCFEYGVTPSVFLAKVRGGTCTTAMSDPPETVIHRAMYLLQNGFGNYHIFQNNCEDFALYCKTGLLIMEKQGVGRSGQASSVIGAPLAALLSSPLKLLMPSPVGVATVTAGMYCMSRYATDIGVRSDVIKVAVEDLAVSLGWAEHHDEAAQENEALSRQLVTL; from the exons ATGGGTCTACTTACTAACAGAGTAGAGAGGAGTGAGATCAATCCAGGAGATCATATTTACACTTACAGAGCTGTTTTCACCTACTCCCATCATG GTATCTTTGTTGGTGGAAGCAAGGTGGTTCATTTTAGACCTGAACGTAACTTGGATTCTAGCACTGAGCCATCTTCTGATCTATACGATCCTATATCTCCTCGATCAACTTGTCCGACTTTTCCCGATTGTGGCTTCCGGCAGCCGAACAGTGGGGTAGTACTCTCATGCCTGGATTGCTTTCTTCGAAATGGATCGCTCTACTGCTTTGAGTATGGGGTGACCCCATCTGTTTTCCTTGCCAAAGTGCGTGGCGGCACATGCACCACAGCAATGTCTGACCCTCCTGAAACAGTTATCCACAGGGCAATGTACCTTCTTCAAAATGGATTTGGAAATTATCACATATTCCAGAATAACTGTGAGGACTTTGCACTGTATTGCAAAACTGGTCTTCTGATTATGGAAAAGCAAGGGGTCGGAAGAAGCGGTCAGGCTTCTTCCGTCATTGGGGCCCCTTTAGCTGCTCTTCTTTCTTCTCCACTAAAGTTATTGATGCCAAGCCCTGTAGGCGTGGCAACAGTTACAGCTGGGATGTACTGTATGAGCCGGTATGCGACTGACATAGGTGTTCGAAGTGATGTGATCAAGGTAGCTGTTGAGGACTTGGCCGTGAGCCTAGGCTGGGCAGAGCATCACGATGAAGCAGCTCAAGAAAATGAGGCTTTGAGCAGACAACTTGTGACTTTGTGA